One window of the Mixophyes fleayi isolate aMixFle1 chromosome 6, aMixFle1.hap1, whole genome shotgun sequence genome contains the following:
- the SPATA2 gene encoding spermatogenesis-associated protein 2: MDTKYKEDLFRKYVQFHESKLEASDSKQRAISDEYLRTAASALLSLPKIDPLYRFRLIRFYEVCENSLKSLRTSNLRSLHNAAAMLETIGINLFLYPWKKEYKNIKTYTGPFVYYVRSALIDEDIMHILNNMGYVQELGTVYRLKEHVDTTQVKRVSFELFLARVECELLLEIYLQVKDKGYLELDVVNERRNSNEDVRGCTDEMKRRSECKESLNISMSRMVLQKSASERAPSKDYFKQKVTKPSKSVDAYDSYWDSKNKPPLMAPLSLRKEAILVDGEDDLKNEIMRPSSSLLTMSSSLHGCSDEFLNRASNPNGLLRANATFGYFPNEDDVDLYTDMDSRILNVKRQELAKPDVWLFENKINPSYKRSHVAKETVLMKCQNCGVPSSGSICQKCDSMLIYRPDCPSLKQSNLPIKTSVQNDSYSGSVLREKSSYGTSSQDRASQQNPKMKPSTTLRCGFCNRAGASNTCTVCSKVSCDACVVAYSHEYCCRKSDHHKFASNNQLNYKSSQLSHLVYR, from the exons ATGGATACAAAGTACAAAGAAGACCTCTTCAGAAAATATGTACAGTTCCATGAGTCCAAACTGGAAGCTTCAGACAGTAAGCAGCGAGCCATCAGCGATGAATACCTTCGCACTGCCGCCTCTGCCTTACTCAGCCTGCCAAAAATTGATCCCTTATATCGATTTCGGCTGATCAGGTTCTACGAAGTTTGTGAAAATTCCCTGAAATCCCTGCGGACATCCAATTTGAGATCTCTCCACAATGCAGCAGCTATGCTGGAAACCATCGGCATTAATCTCTTCCTATATCCTTGGAAGAAAGAATACAAAAATATCAAG ACCTACACTGGGCCATTTGTTTACTATGTGAGATCTGCTTTAATTGACGAAGATATCATGCATATTTTGAATAACATGGGTTACGTACAAGAACTTGGCACAGTTTACAGACTAAAGGAACATGTAGACACCACTCAAGTCAAGAGAGTTTCCTTTGAACTTTTTCTAGCCAGAGTTGAATGTGAGCTTCTACTCGAAATCTATTTACAAGTGAAGGATAAAGGCTACTTGGAGCTTGATGTGGTAAATGAGCGAAGGAACAGTAACGAAGATGTTAGAGGATGCACGGACGAAATGAAGAGGCGTTCTGAGTGTAAAGAATCCTTAAACATATCCATGTCAAGGATGGTCCTTCAGAAATCTGCCAGTGAGAGAGCGCCATCGAAGGATTATTTCAAACAAAAGGTAACAAAACCATCAAAGTCAGTTGATGCATATGACAGCTACTGGGATAGCAAAAACAAGCCACCTCTGATGGCCCCTCTTAGCCTGAGAAAAGAAGCCATTTTGGTAGATGGAGAAGACGACCTCAAAAATGAAATTATGCGTCCTTCATCCTCTTTGCTGACCATGTCTAGCTCTCTGCATGGCTGCTCTGATGAATTTTTAAATCGTGCATCCAACCCTAATGGACTTTTACGAGCAAATGCAACATTTGGTTATTTTCCTAATGAAGATGATGTAGATTTGTATACAGACATGGATTCTAGAATTTTAAATGTTAAAAGGCAGGAGCTTGCCAAACCTGATGTCTGGCTATTTGAAAACAAGATTAATCCGTCTTATAAGCGTTCGCATGTAGCCAAAGAGACAGTTTTGATGAAGTGCCAAAATTGTGGTGTACCCTCCAGTGGCTCCATATGCCAAAAGTGTGACAGTATGCTTATTTATAGACCAGACTGTCCTTCACTCAAACAGAGCAACTTGCCTATCAAAACTTCTGTTCAAAATGACAGTTACTCTGGCTCAGTGTTGCGTGAGAAATCTTCTTATGGGACCTCGTCCCAAGACAGGGCTTCTCAGCAAAATCCCAAAATGAAGCCTTCTACAACACTCCGCTGTGGCTTTTGCAACCGAGCTGGAGCTTCCAACACCTGCACAGTCTGCTCTAAAGTCTCATGTGATGCTTGCGTTGTTGCTTATTCCCATGAATATTGTTGCAGAAAAAGTGATCATCATAAATTTGCATCAAACAATCAGCTAAATTATAAATCCTCCCAACTATCACACCTTGTGTACAGATAA